A single genomic interval of Bacillus sp. es.036 harbors:
- a CDS encoding penicillin acylase family protein, with protein sequence MNTVVTPVKQPKLQKRKWPYYLTGSILLLMILALAISFWFVQRTAPETNGEITLSGLKGSVSIYRDRSGVPHIEASSTKDLFMAQGFVTAQDRMFQMDLSRRQASGTLSEVIGESTIDNDKFFRTLGLRRAAEDSYTAYSDEAKQILKWYADGVNAYMTQAKAENSLPIEFTLAGYEPNAWTPLDSLTIGKYMAFDLGGHWEGQAFRYYLLQNFSEEEAMDLFPSYPDEGSTVIQEIKESQLDISKSFAKAVIPDPFNGSNNWVVSGEKTASGKPLLANDPHLGLGTPPIWYETHLNSPDYQVSGVIFAGVPGIIVGRNDSIAWGVTNVGPDVQDLYIEKRNPANPNEFQYNDSWEEAEVLDESIPVKDSEPIPYEVVITRHGPILSEFAYDDQPDTALSLRWTALDPSTELEAVLKIDQASNWEEFKEALTSFHTPAQNFVFASTDGTIAYRANGLIPIRKNGDSMLPVPGWNADYEWEGYIPWEELPTIVNPDEGFISTANNKITTDDYPYHITHTWAQPYRQDRIREVLIDGNNLEAQDMMNLQNDYVNLQGKELTPLLTKELHRENLTSVEKEALSLLQEWNYIDGRDEAAPLLFHLWLVEMEKVLFDGKIDKEMMPLFDGKSQVIDQLIRRAVNGEAGPWMEKSGGFQSVVTKSYKAAVDRAVSLQGQTPKKWAWGTFHSVPFEHPLGAIKPLHLLFNPEVNAMGGSRVTVGAAGWNSSTGTVNHGAPWRGVTDLANMETSYNVISPGQSGYVFSEWYDNQIDYWVNGRYHETKMSGYEENAKHLILKP encoded by the coding sequence ATGAATACGGTTGTTACACCTGTAAAACAGCCTAAGTTACAGAAGAGGAAGTGGCCGTATTACCTTACTGGAAGTATCTTATTACTAATGATTCTCGCTTTAGCCATCAGTTTTTGGTTTGTCCAGAGAACAGCTCCTGAAACGAATGGGGAAATCACTTTATCAGGCTTAAAAGGTTCTGTTTCCATTTATCGAGATCGTTCAGGTGTTCCTCATATTGAAGCCTCATCAACAAAGGATTTATTTATGGCTCAAGGATTTGTGACAGCTCAGGACCGCATGTTTCAAATGGACCTAAGTCGTCGTCAAGCTTCTGGAACACTAAGTGAAGTCATTGGTGAGTCAACGATCGACAATGACAAGTTTTTTCGTACGCTAGGCTTAAGAAGGGCTGCAGAAGATTCTTATACCGCCTACTCTGATGAGGCAAAGCAAATACTCAAGTGGTATGCAGATGGTGTCAACGCCTATATGACACAAGCAAAAGCGGAGAATTCACTCCCAATTGAATTTACACTTGCGGGATATGAACCAAATGCATGGACACCACTTGACTCTCTTACAATTGGAAAGTATATGGCGTTTGACTTAGGTGGCCATTGGGAAGGTCAAGCATTTCGCTACTACCTTCTTCAGAATTTCTCAGAAGAAGAAGCAATGGATTTGTTTCCGAGTTATCCTGATGAAGGGTCTACTGTTATTCAAGAAATTAAAGAAAGTCAGTTAGATATCTCAAAAAGTTTTGCTAAAGCGGTTATCCCAGATCCGTTTAACGGAAGTAATAATTGGGTCGTATCAGGCGAAAAAACCGCTTCAGGAAAGCCCCTACTAGCCAACGACCCGCATCTTGGCCTTGGTACGCCTCCTATCTGGTATGAAACACATTTAAATTCTCCAGATTATCAGGTTAGTGGCGTTATTTTTGCAGGCGTTCCTGGAATTATCGTGGGACGAAACGACTCGATCGCCTGGGGAGTTACAAATGTAGGACCAGATGTTCAGGATCTCTATATTGAAAAAAGAAACCCTGCTAATCCCAATGAATTTCAATATAACGATTCATGGGAGGAAGCAGAAGTTCTTGATGAAAGCATACCTGTAAAAGACAGTGAACCGATTCCCTACGAGGTTGTGATTACACGCCACGGTCCAATTCTTTCTGAATTTGCTTATGACGATCAACCAGATACAGCTTTATCCCTCAGGTGGACTGCACTAGATCCTTCAACCGAATTGGAAGCTGTTCTTAAGATCGATCAAGCGTCTAACTGGGAAGAATTTAAGGAAGCGCTCACTTCTTTTCATACGCCAGCTCAAAATTTTGTGTTTGCTTCCACTGACGGAACAATTGCTTACCGAGCAAATGGACTCATTCCAATTCGTAAAAATGGCGATAGCATGCTGCCAGTCCCCGGTTGGAACGCTGACTATGAATGGGAAGGTTATATTCCCTGGGAAGAACTTCCCACAATCGTAAATCCGGATGAAGGGTTCATTTCTACCGCAAATAATAAAATTACAACAGATGACTACCCCTATCACATCACCCATACGTGGGCTCAACCTTATCGTCAGGATCGTATTCGAGAAGTATTAATTGACGGAAATAACCTTGAGGCTCAAGATATGATGAACCTTCAAAATGATTACGTGAATTTACAGGGAAAGGAGCTCACTCCCCTATTAACAAAGGAACTTCACAGAGAAAACTTGACCTCAGTTGAAAAAGAAGCTCTCTCGCTCCTTCAAGAGTGGAACTATATCGATGGTAGAGATGAAGCCGCTCCCCTTCTCTTTCATCTATGGTTAGTGGAGATGGAAAAGGTGCTATTTGATGGAAAGATTGACAAAGAAATGATGCCCCTTTTTGATGGGAAGAGTCAAGTCATTGACCAGCTCATTAGACGTGCAGTGAATGGTGAAGCTGGACCTTGGATGGAGAAGTCTGGGGGATTTCAATCCGTAGTAACGAAATCCTATAAAGCTGCGGTTGACCGTGCCGTTTCATTACAAGGACAAACACCTAAAAAATGGGCTTGGGGGACGTTCCATTCCGTACCATTTGAACATCCTCTTGGTGCAATAAAACCTTTACATCTTCTCTTCAATCCAGAAGTGAACGCGATGGGCGGTAGCCGCGTAACAGTTGGTGCTGCAGGTTGGAATTCATCAACCGGTACGGTTAACCACGGAGCCCCCTGGCGAGGCGTCACGGATTTAGCCAATATGGAAACAAGCTATAACGTCATATCCCCTGGTCAATCTGGTTACGTATTTAGTGAATGGTACGACAATCAAATTGATTATTGGGTAAATGGACGTTACCACGAAACGAAGATGAGCGGCTATGAAGAAAATGCGAAGCATCTTATTCTGAAACCGTAA
- a CDS encoding MerR family transcriptional regulator has translation MNNTMMISRVASMLNVSRHTLKLWEEQFAPFLTIPRDENNARTYTIGDIEVLQLIKNMKESHAADEVIINTLELQGKEAEKTPPSEPIEQVDIQTSLSKIVSFVESEEVKKLLSMDETVKRLEKDIVHQVHEIVHEEIATASDAHASINQMELNAIGKKIDHLADVSVDEREFYQFEVTKERQIADEQMSAREERLMAVVQDRFRDESRAHDPKWGVTKIKNIFGFAK, from the coding sequence ATGAATAATACAATGATGATTTCCAGGGTGGCTTCCATGTTGAATGTGTCTCGTCATACATTGAAATTATGGGAAGAACAGTTTGCGCCATTTCTAACGATTCCACGTGATGAAAACAATGCCCGTACGTATACAATTGGCGATATTGAAGTCCTTCAATTAATTAAAAACATGAAAGAAAGTCATGCTGCTGATGAAGTCATTATCAATACGTTAGAACTACAAGGTAAGGAAGCAGAAAAAACGCCGCCTAGCGAGCCTATTGAGCAGGTAGATATTCAGACTTCCTTATCCAAAATTGTTTCTTTTGTTGAATCGGAAGAAGTAAAAAAACTTCTTAGTATGGATGAAACCGTTAAGCGCTTGGAAAAAGATATCGTTCATCAAGTTCATGAAATTGTTCATGAAGAAATCGCCACTGCTTCAGACGCGCACGCATCCATTAACCAAATGGAATTAAATGCGATTGGTAAGAAAATCGATCACTTAGCTGATGTCTCAGTCGATGAACGTGAATTCTATCAATTTGAAGTAACAAAAGAAAGACAAATTGCTGATGAACAGATGTCCGCGCGAGAAGAAAGACTAATGGCGGTTGTGCAGGATCGTTTCCGGGACGAAAGTAGAGCACATGATCCGAAGTGGGGCGTTACGAAAATCAAAAATATTTTCGGTTTTGCTAAATAA
- a CDS encoding DUF6376 family protein — MKKIAIVFVTTILFLGGCSFLEDVNSTLNYVDEAREYASEASDFANEAPTLAKQAINDEQALNEFESRLEEMKKDIQEFNELEAPKVGAELHQNIVDRNEKAMNTIDQFLKNIEDGNLDPSMVENTDAFQTLTEINDVIDQINQLNE, encoded by the coding sequence ATGAAGAAAATAGCGATCGTTTTTGTTACGACAATCTTATTTCTCGGAGGCTGTTCTTTTCTCGAGGATGTGAACAGTACGCTAAACTATGTCGATGAGGCACGTGAATACGCTAGTGAGGCGAGTGATTTTGCGAATGAAGCTCCTACTTTAGCCAAACAGGCGATTAATGATGAACAGGCATTGAATGAATTTGAAAGTCGACTTGAAGAGATGAAGAAAGATATACAGGAATTTAACGAGTTAGAAGCGCCGAAAGTTGGAGCGGAACTCCATCAAAACATTGTTGATCGAAATGAAAAAGCTATGAATACAATTGATCAATTTTTAAAGAATATAGAAGATGGAAATTTGGATCCTTCGATGGTTGAAAATACGGATGCATTCCAAACCTTAACAGAGATTAATGATGTCATTGATCAGATTAATCAGTTAAATGAATAA
- a CDS encoding helix-turn-helix domain-containing protein, producing MYKLVVGDRDSQELIGLKWLISKYSFPITSVETVNQLTEVMMVLEKELPDILFIELDMIPRDKWNLMKTFIDRYTTEVIAVTAEPTFEKATEAIEIGALDLIVKPLSPLEIKTSLQKAFRNVADFKRREKGEKSHQTLWYKSLFIDDQLTYRAPVYLMKTEERSFLSELRQFIDQFNFSSTPLVFSTTDRIVLVFDQLIHEPIHQAQRFLREWEQMNGESIVIAVHQGMTDHSLHQIYMKLRKVMEISFFTGYQQVLHSNQDEEWHDIDPFLTLTEQRHWVYMLEESRIEELKNWMYEHFYGMESPYPEPGLLRTRLTSILAQIRRFMIRKGMTDNRSEALYKEVFESILYSPILYRIVQDLILFLTNLLHDSVDSRPALKRNVIEETLTYIDDHYHNPALTLNEVADHVLRNPAYLSHTLTQNYGQSFREILSSTRIYKAKELLTSTKESIQSIASHVGFKSPNYFSRVFKESTGKTPGEYRKEGM from the coding sequence ATGTACAAACTAGTGGTTGGAGATCGTGATTCCCAGGAGTTAATCGGATTGAAATGGTTAATCTCAAAGTATTCATTTCCTATTACATCAGTGGAAACGGTTAATCAGTTGACAGAGGTTATGATGGTTTTAGAAAAAGAATTACCCGACATCCTTTTTATTGAATTGGACATGATCCCTCGGGATAAATGGAATCTAATGAAAACGTTTATTGATCGCTATACTACAGAAGTGATTGCAGTAACAGCCGAGCCAACTTTTGAAAAAGCCACAGAAGCGATTGAAATCGGCGCATTAGACTTGATCGTGAAACCGCTATCGCCTTTGGAAATAAAAACCTCTTTACAGAAAGCCTTTCGGAATGTTGCGGATTTTAAAAGGAGAGAGAAAGGGGAAAAGTCACACCAAACACTTTGGTATAAATCCTTATTTATTGATGATCAATTGACCTATCGCGCTCCGGTTTACTTAATGAAAACGGAGGAAAGAAGCTTTCTCAGTGAGTTACGCCAATTTATTGATCAGTTTAACTTTTCATCTACGCCACTTGTGTTCTCAACAACGGATCGAATTGTCCTTGTTTTTGACCAACTGATACATGAACCTATTCATCAGGCGCAGCGGTTTTTACGTGAATGGGAACAGATGAATGGAGAGTCTATTGTCATTGCAGTGCATCAAGGAATGACCGACCATTCCTTGCATCAAATTTATATGAAATTACGAAAGGTGATGGAAATATCTTTTTTTACTGGCTATCAACAAGTTCTTCATTCCAATCAAGACGAGGAGTGGCATGATATCGACCCTTTTCTAACGTTAACAGAACAGCGTCATTGGGTTTATATGCTTGAGGAAAGTCGAATCGAAGAATTGAAAAATTGGATGTACGAGCACTTTTATGGCATGGAATCTCCTTATCCAGAGCCAGGTCTTTTGCGAACGCGTTTAACGAGTATCCTTGCTCAAATAAGACGATTTATGATTCGTAAAGGAATGACCGATAATCGAAGTGAAGCCTTATATAAAGAGGTATTTGAATCGATTTTATACAGTCCTATTCTTTATCGCATCGTTCAAGATTTGATCTTATTTCTTACGAATCTTCTACATGATTCAGTTGACTCTCGTCCTGCTTTAAAAAGAAATGTCATCGAAGAAACCTTAACATACATTGATGATCATTATCATAATCCCGCTCTTACATTGAATGAAGTAGCGGATCATGTGCTTCGTAATCCAGCTTACTTAAGTCACACATTAACTCAAAATTACGGTCAATCGTTTCGTGAAATACTAAGTTCGACACGTATCTACAAAGCGAAAGAGCTTCTCACCTCAACAAAAGAATCCATTCAGTCCATTGCAAGTCATGTAGGTTTTAAAAGCCCGAATTACTTTAGCCGGGTTTTTAAAGAATCCACTGGTAAAACACCTGGCGAATATCGAAAAGAGGGCATGTGA
- a CDS encoding branched-chain amino acid aminotransferase, producing MSTDLEIVKSTNLKAKPEKDQIPFGRTFTDHMFVMDYETDKGWFEPRIIPYEPITLDPAAMIFHYGQTVFEGLKAYRSNDRILLFRPEKNLQRLNLSSDRLSIPPIDEERVMGYLKELIHIEQDWVPSTPGTSLYVRPYIIATEPNLSVAPSNTYKLMIILSPVGSYFSGGLTPVKISVEDKFTRAVKGGTGMAKTAGNYSSAYQAQAKAYKDGNADVLWLDGVEKRYIEEVGSMNIFFKINGEVVTPELNGSILHGITRMSVIELLKKWDIRVTERKVSIEELYELSQKGELEEAFGTGTAAVISPVGELNWQGKKMVINHHEIGELSQKLYNTITGIQTGKLEDTQNWTVSVK from the coding sequence ATGAGTACAGATTTAGAAATTGTTAAAAGTACGAATTTAAAAGCGAAGCCTGAAAAGGATCAGATCCCTTTTGGAAGAACGTTTACCGACCATATGTTTGTAATGGATTATGAAACCGATAAAGGGTGGTTTGAGCCACGCATCATTCCTTATGAGCCTATTACTCTTGATCCTGCTGCGATGATTTTTCACTACGGTCAAACGGTTTTTGAAGGCTTAAAAGCCTACCGTTCTAACGATCGTATCCTTTTATTTAGACCGGAGAAAAATCTGCAGCGCTTGAATCTTTCAAGCGACCGATTGAGCATTCCTCCAATTGATGAAGAACGTGTAATGGGTTACTTAAAAGAATTGATTCACATTGAGCAAGATTGGGTACCATCGACGCCGGGAACATCGCTTTATGTACGCCCGTATATTATTGCAACGGAGCCAAATTTATCTGTTGCTCCTTCAAATACGTACAAACTAATGATCATTCTTTCACCTGTTGGCTCCTATTTTTCTGGTGGCTTAACACCAGTGAAAATTAGCGTAGAAGATAAATTCACTAGAGCTGTTAAAGGCGGAACAGGAATGGCAAAAACTGCCGGAAACTATTCATCCGCTTATCAAGCGCAGGCAAAAGCCTATAAAGACGGAAATGCAGATGTTCTTTGGCTTGACGGAGTTGAAAAGCGTTATATTGAAGAAGTGGGGAGCATGAATATCTTCTTTAAGATTAATGGAGAAGTTGTTACGCCAGAATTAAACGGTAGCATTCTCCACGGCATTACAAGAATGTCCGTTATTGAATTGTTAAAGAAATGGGATATTAGAGTCACTGAAAGAAAGGTATCTATTGAAGAACTGTATGAGCTGTCGCAAAAAGGTGAACTTGAAGAAGCGTTTGGTACTGGAACGGCTGCCGTCATTTCACCAGTAGGAGAACTCAACTGGCAAGGTAAGAAAATGGTTATTAATCATCATGAAATTGGAGAGCTTTCTCAGAAATTGTATAACACCATTACAGGTATCCAAACAGGGAAGTTAGAAGATACACAAAATTGGACAGTATCCGTAAAATAG
- a CDS encoding acetate uptake transporter produces MNQTQNTQRVQMVTADPSAIGLFGLAMVTLVASSAKLGWTDGVSFVLPWAIFLGGIAQLIASFLDAKHNNTFGTTAFAAFGLFWLGVGTSWLIQFGVFGDAAAAAVDPKQLGIAYVGYLIFSVFMTVGAMETHKVLFFIFVFIDFLFIGLTFSTLGIFPEGMHFLAAIAEFCIAILSFYGSAASVLNTHFGKVTLPVGKPFGIFKQA; encoded by the coding sequence ATGAATCAAACACAAAACACGCAGCGCGTACAAATGGTAACAGCAGATCCATCGGCTATTGGACTGTTTGGTCTTGCAATGGTTACGCTTGTGGCATCATCAGCTAAACTAGGTTGGACAGACGGCGTATCCTTCGTCCTACCATGGGCGATTTTTCTAGGAGGCATTGCTCAGCTTATTGCTAGTTTTCTCGATGCCAAACACAATAACACGTTTGGAACGACTGCCTTCGCAGCTTTTGGTCTATTTTGGCTAGGTGTCGGAACATCCTGGTTAATTCAATTCGGTGTTTTCGGCGATGCAGCAGCGGCAGCTGTTGATCCAAAACAATTAGGCATAGCATATGTCGGATATTTAATCTTCAGTGTCTTTATGACAGTGGGTGCGATGGAAACACATAAAGTTCTTTTCTTTATTTTTGTATTTATTGACTTCTTATTTATCGGACTTACATTTTCTACCTTAGGAATTTTCCCTGAAGGCATGCACTTCTTAGCCGCAATTGCTGAGTTCTGTATTGCAATCTTGAGTTTCTACGGTTCAGCTGCTAGCGTATTAAATACCCATTTCGGCAAGGTGACACTACCTGTCGGAAAGCCTTTTGGTATTTTCAAGCAGGCTTAA
- a CDS encoding fructose bisphosphate aldolase, whose product MNNSQFDKIKNGTGFIAALDQSGGSTPKALAEYGVPEDSYSNEEEMFDRVHQMRTRIITSPAFSGEKILGAILFEQTMDREIEGKYTADYLADKGIVPFLKVDKGLADQENGVQLMKPIHDLDETLGRASERKIFGTKMRSVIHEPNESSIKAVVEQQFDIGKRILGADLMPIIEPEVNIHSEDKEKSEEILREEILKQLNDLSEDQNVMLKLSIPTRANAYKQLIEHPRVLRVVALSGGYSREEANEKLKENDGLIASFSRALAADLNANQSDQEFNDALQSAVDSIYDASVNKK is encoded by the coding sequence ATGAACAACAGTCAATTTGACAAAATCAAGAACGGAACAGGATTTATTGCAGCGCTTGATCAGAGTGGTGGAAGTACACCTAAGGCTCTTGCAGAATACGGTGTTCCTGAAGATTCCTACTCTAATGAAGAGGAAATGTTTGATCGTGTCCATCAGATGAGAACAAGAATCATTACTTCACCTGCTTTTAGTGGAGAGAAAATTCTTGGCGCTATCCTATTTGAACAAACGATGGATCGTGAAATTGAAGGCAAGTATACAGCTGACTATCTTGCAGATAAGGGGATTGTCCCTTTCCTAAAAGTAGATAAAGGACTAGCCGATCAAGAAAATGGCGTTCAGCTTATGAAACCAATTCATGATTTAGATGAAACGCTTGGTCGTGCAAGTGAACGTAAAATTTTCGGTACAAAAATGCGCTCGGTCATTCATGAGCCAAATGAAAGTAGTATCAAGGCTGTTGTAGAGCAGCAATTTGATATCGGTAAGCGAATACTTGGTGCTGATCTTATGCCAATTATTGAACCAGAAGTAAACATTCACAGTGAAGACAAAGAGAAATCAGAAGAAATTTTACGCGAGGAAATCCTAAAACAGCTTAATGATTTGTCAGAAGATCAAAATGTGATGCTTAAACTTTCGATTCCTACAAGAGCGAATGCGTATAAACAATTAATTGAGCACCCTCGTGTATTGCGCGTTGTTGCGCTATCAGGTGGGTATTCACGTGAGGAAGCGAACGAAAAGTTAAAAGAAAACGATGGTCTTATTGCAAGCTTCTCTAGAGCGCTTGCTGCTGATTTAAATGCTAATCAGTCTGATCAAGAATTTAACGATGCTTTACAGAGCGCAGTGGACTCTATTTACGACGCTTCCGTAAATAAAAAATAA